Proteins encoded by one window of Nocardia goodfellowii:
- a CDS encoding MCE family protein: MNSVERWRATEPFRIRLLGIAFFLILALFVWVCVAVYNKHFVKSVDIELITDSVGNALTRNAEVKTRGVTVGEVRASRADAGKVVLDLAIDPGKAAMIPVNATARLLPKTLFGERYVDLVIPGDPSARHLTDGVVLRQDRSGNALELSRVFDDLLPLLQAIPPQDLAATLGALAQALVGKGDELGAGLDDLENVFRQVNGVLPELRAGLRSLATVEDTYSDALPQLIDALNNLRTTNATIVQRRGQLEQLYAVLTPAAGSTADFLIANRDNIIELAADSRPALEMLAEYSPTYTCAMANFAKMKPRIDNIFGQGTDRPGSRVTIELTNTRGKYLPNQDEPRWLDTRGPACFAEFPLGVDAGQYPGGPNNDGSYQPPTRYPGDQTIGAMDAPQYAVYPTLAGTPGEQRSLSAIYGAAQGVSPDEVPSWLTRAAAPAFRGSEVRVR, translated from the coding sequence ATGAACAGCGTCGAGCGATGGCGGGCGACCGAGCCGTTCCGGATCCGTCTGCTCGGCATCGCGTTCTTTCTGATCCTGGCGCTGTTCGTCTGGGTGTGCGTCGCCGTCTACAACAAGCACTTCGTGAAATCGGTGGACATCGAGTTGATCACCGACAGCGTGGGCAACGCGCTGACCCGCAACGCGGAGGTGAAGACCCGCGGCGTCACGGTGGGTGAGGTGCGGGCAAGCCGGGCGGACGCCGGCAAGGTGGTCCTGGATCTGGCCATCGATCCCGGCAAGGCCGCGATGATCCCGGTCAACGCGACCGCCCGGTTGCTACCCAAGACGCTGTTCGGTGAACGGTATGTGGATCTGGTGATTCCCGGCGATCCCAGTGCCCGGCACCTCACCGACGGCGTGGTTCTGCGACAGGATCGCAGCGGCAACGCGCTCGAGCTCAGCCGGGTGTTCGACGATCTGCTGCCGCTGCTGCAGGCCATTCCGCCACAGGATCTCGCGGCAACCCTGGGCGCGCTCGCACAGGCGCTGGTCGGGAAAGGTGACGAGTTGGGGGCGGGGCTCGACGATCTCGAAAACGTCTTCCGGCAGGTCAACGGCGTGCTGCCGGAATTGCGGGCGGGATTGCGCAGCCTGGCCACGGTCGAGGACACCTATTCCGACGCGTTGCCGCAGTTGATCGACGCGTTGAACAATCTGCGCACCACCAACGCGACCATCGTGCAGCGTCGCGGCCAGCTCGAACAGCTGTACGCGGTTCTGACACCGGCCGCCGGCAGTACCGCGGATTTCCTGATCGCCAACCGCGACAACATCATCGAGCTGGCGGCCGACTCCCGGCCGGCCCTGGAAATGCTCGCCGAGTACTCGCCGACCTATACCTGCGCGATGGCGAACTTCGCCAAGATGAAGCCGCGCATCGACAATATTTTCGGTCAGGGCACCGATCGGCCGGGTTCCCGGGTGACCATCGAATTGACCAACACCCGTGGCAAATACCTGCCGAACCAGGATGAGCCGCGCTGGCTCGACACCCGCGGCCCGGCCTGCTTCGCGGAGTTTCCGCTGGGTGTGGACGCGGGGCAATATCCGGGTGGCCCGAACAACGACGGCTCCTACCAGCCGCCGACCCGCTACCCCGGCGATCAAACCATCGGCGCGATGGACGCGCCGCAGTACGCGGTGTATCCCACGCTGGCCGGGACGCCCGGTGAGCAGCGGTCACTGAGCGCCATCTATGGTGCGGCACAGGGAGTTTCGCCGGACGAGGTGCCGAGCTGGCTGACCCGCGCCGCGGCGCCCGCCTTTCGCGGAAGCGAGGTGCGCGTCCGATGA
- a CDS encoding MCE family protein, translating into MDDRILLGKRSPAFVGMLGLFLILCATLSAFYLDRLPIIGAGTKYTAEFSEAAGLKKGNEVRIAGVKVGSVQNIRLDGDRVLVEFRTQNAWIGDQTTASIQIKTVLGQKYLALDPRGSGAADPAQPIPLSRTVTPYDVMEAFTDATRQIEQIDTAQLATSMRVLSEAFATTPGELRGSIDGLGRLSETIAKRDDQLKKLFAATRQTTQVLADRSAEFERLLSTGGQLFAELNIRQHSIRQLLTGAQTVATQLSALVRDNEAQIGTALTNLRGAIDLLNANEQNITKTLELAAPFYGLYANVLGTGRWFDAVIVNLIPPALPEIPGYRDPVRNMGGG; encoded by the coding sequence ATGGACGACCGGATCCTGCTCGGCAAACGCAGCCCCGCCTTCGTGGGCATGCTGGGGTTGTTCCTGATCCTGTGCGCGACGCTGTCGGCGTTCTATCTGGATCGGCTGCCGATCATCGGCGCGGGTACCAAGTACACCGCCGAATTCTCCGAGGCCGCGGGATTGAAGAAGGGCAACGAGGTCCGCATCGCCGGAGTGAAAGTCGGTTCGGTGCAAAACATCCGGCTCGACGGCGACCGGGTGCTGGTCGAGTTCCGGACCCAGAATGCCTGGATCGGCGACCAGACCACCGCGTCCATCCAGATCAAGACCGTGCTGGGGCAGAAGTACCTGGCGCTGGACCCGCGCGGTTCCGGCGCGGCCGACCCGGCACAGCCGATTCCGTTGTCGCGCACGGTAACCCCCTACGACGTCATGGAAGCGTTCACCGACGCCACCCGGCAGATCGAGCAGATCGACACCGCACAGCTGGCCACCAGCATGCGGGTGCTGTCGGAAGCCTTCGCGACCACGCCCGGCGAATTGCGCGGTTCCATCGACGGCCTCGGCCGGCTCTCGGAAACCATCGCCAAGCGCGACGACCAGCTGAAGAAGCTGTTCGCCGCGACCCGGCAGACCACCCAGGTGCTGGCCGACCGCAGCGCGGAGTTCGAGCGGCTGCTGAGCACCGGCGGACAATTGTTCGCGGAGTTGAACATTCGGCAGCACTCCATCCGTCAACTGCTCACCGGCGCGCAGACCGTCGCGACGCAATTGAGCGCGCTGGTGCGTGACAACGAAGCACAGATCGGGACCGCGCTGACCAATCTGCGCGGGGCGATCGACCTGCTCAACGCCAACGAGCAGAACATCACCAAGACATTGGAACTGGCCGCGCCGTTCTACGGGCTGTACGCCAACGTGCTGGGCACCGGGCGCTGGTTCGACGCGGTGATCGTCAATCTGATCCCGCCCGCGCTGCCGGAAATTCCCGGGTACCGCGATCCCGTCCGGAATATGGGAGGCGGCTGA
- a CDS encoding MCE family protein has translation MSAMLRGASGALIKLIIFVIVTLIATAVLALSIANYTGGGAPFKAIFTDVTGLNKGDEVRIAGVRIGKITKVSIVDKRLAQVDFQVQDRNWLPASTIAAIRYRNLVGQRYLALEQGAGEQGRKLNRGETIPIEHTRPALDLTTLFNGFRPLFRTLTAEDVNKLAFEIIQVFQGEQGTIHDLVASTASLTNKIADKDAVIGELVRNLTTVLDAVNERDDQFDQLIVNTSALVAGLAAQRAVIGASVGSLGDLASATADLLVPVVPTLQGSIAGLSQLTGPLNARSGEVNQALANLPRKMEKLGRAGSYGSWFQFYLCGIDIVVGPGAVDAPQLNLPAGMPTINQPLYTNAAPRCSGKAR, from the coding sequence ATGAGTGCGATGCTGCGCGGCGCGAGCGGCGCACTGATCAAATTGATCATCTTCGTGATCGTGACGCTCATCGCGACCGCCGTCCTGGCGCTGTCCATCGCCAACTACACCGGCGGCGGCGCCCCGTTCAAGGCGATCTTCACCGATGTCACCGGGCTGAACAAGGGCGACGAGGTGCGCATCGCCGGCGTCCGGATCGGCAAGATCACCAAGGTCTCCATCGTGGACAAGCGGCTGGCGCAGGTGGATTTCCAGGTGCAGGACCGGAATTGGCTGCCCGCCTCCACTATCGCGGCCATCCGGTACCGGAACCTGGTCGGCCAGCGGTATCTCGCGCTCGAGCAGGGCGCGGGCGAGCAGGGCAGGAAATTGAACCGGGGCGAGACCATCCCGATCGAGCACACCAGGCCCGCGCTGGACCTCACCACGCTGTTCAACGGGTTCCGCCCGCTGTTCCGCACCCTCACCGCCGAGGACGTGAACAAGCTGGCGTTCGAGATCATTCAGGTGTTTCAGGGCGAGCAGGGCACCATTCACGATCTGGTGGCGAGCACGGCGAGTCTGACCAACAAGATCGCGGACAAGGACGCGGTGATCGGCGAGTTGGTCAGGAATCTGACCACGGTGCTCGACGCGGTGAACGAACGGGATGATCAGTTCGATCAACTGATCGTGAATACCTCGGCGCTGGTCGCCGGGCTCGCCGCCCAGCGCGCCGTGATCGGCGCTTCGGTGGGTTCGCTGGGCGATCTGGCCTCGGCCACCGCCGATCTGCTGGTGCCGGTGGTGCCCACGCTGCAAGGGTCCATCGCCGGATTGAGTCAGCTCACGGGCCCGCTGAACGCGCGCTCCGGCGAGGTGAACCAGGCCTTGGCGAATCTGCCGCGAAAGATGGAAAAGCTCGGCCGCGCCGGCAGTTACGGCTCCTGGTTCCAGTTCTACCTGTGCGGCATCGACATCGTCGTCGGCCCCGGCGCGGTGGATGCTCCGCAACTGAACCTGCCGGCCGGGATGCCGACGATCAACCAGCCGCTGTACACCAATGCCGCGCCGCGCTGCTCCGGAAAGGCGCGCTGA